The uncultured Flavobacterium sp. genome has a window encoding:
- a CDS encoding exonuclease domain-containing protein, which yields MYAILDIETTGGQFNEEGITEIAIYKFDGHEVVDQFISLVNPEIPIQPFVVKLTGINNAMLRSAPKFFEVAKRIIEITSDCIIVAHNASFDYRILRTEFRRLGYDFEARTLCTVELAKKLIPEQPSYSLGKLVRALGIPMADRHRASGDAMATTKLFKMLLEKDLEKTIVKDFIKLEVEKGIAPKLLDLVAQMPAKTGIYYIYNEGGTLIYIGKSQNIKKRINQHFTGITTKSKKIQAEVFTITYDETGSELIALLKESEEIKIHRPRYNRSQKKSFFPFALYSEKDSNGYLNLKLEKADGRKKEITSYASLQEGKNALFKFTAKYHLCQKLTGLYQTKKECFQYKIKECDGACIGEVSQEEYNTRVQQFISENSFENKSMILLDRGRNVNERSAILIENGIYKGYAYYDLNYQITNIEILKNILIPMQHNRDVKNIIQSHIRKSKSLKILRF from the coding sequence TTGTACGCAATACTAGACATAGAAACCACTGGAGGACAGTTTAATGAAGAAGGAATTACCGAAATCGCCATCTATAAATTTGATGGACATGAAGTAGTCGATCAATTCATAAGCCTTGTCAATCCCGAAATTCCGATTCAGCCTTTCGTCGTAAAGCTAACCGGAATCAATAATGCTATGTTACGATCGGCACCAAAGTTTTTTGAAGTTGCCAAACGAATTATCGAAATCACTTCAGATTGTATCATCGTTGCACATAACGCTTCGTTTGATTATCGAATTCTACGTACTGAATTCAGACGTTTAGGTTATGACTTTGAAGCCCGAACACTCTGTACTGTTGAACTTGCTAAAAAATTAATTCCAGAACAACCATCATACAGTTTAGGGAAACTAGTGCGTGCGCTCGGAATTCCAATGGCAGACAGACATCGTGCCAGCGGAGATGCAATGGCAACCACCAAGTTATTCAAAATGCTTCTTGAAAAAGACCTCGAAAAAACAATCGTAAAAGATTTTATAAAACTCGAAGTCGAAAAAGGAATTGCTCCAAAATTACTGGATCTTGTAGCGCAAATGCCTGCAAAAACAGGTATTTATTACATTTACAACGAAGGAGGGACTCTGATTTATATTGGAAAAAGCCAAAATATAAAAAAGAGAATCAATCAGCATTTTACCGGAATCACAACAAAAAGTAAAAAAATTCAAGCTGAAGTTTTCACCATAACTTATGACGAAACCGGAAGCGAATTAATTGCACTTTTGAAAGAAAGTGAAGAGATAAAAATACATCGTCCGAGATACAACCGTTCTCAGAAAAAATCATTTTTCCCATTTGCACTTTACTCAGAAAAAGATTCTAATGGTTATTTAAATTTAAAACTTGAAAAAGCTGACGGACGTAAAAAAGAAATTACATCATACGCTTCTTTACAGGAAGGTAAAAACGCGCTTTTTAAATTTACTGCAAAATATCATTTGTGTCAAAAGCTAACCGGATTATACCAAACCAAAAAAGAGTGTTTTCAATATAAAATAAAAGAATGTGATGGCGCTTGCATAGGTGAAGTTAGCCAAGAAGAATACAATACTCGAGTTCAGCAATTTATATCCGAAAACAGCTTTGAAAACAAAAGCATGATTTTACTCGACAGGGGCCGAAATGTTAATGAAAGAAGTGCTATATTAATTGAAAACGGAATTTATAAAGGTTATGCTTATTATGATCTCAATTATCAAATTACCAATATTGAAATTCTAAAAAACATTCTAATCCCGATGCAGCACAATCGAGATGTCAAGAATATTATTCAAAGTCATATCCGAAAAAGCAAATCGCTTAAAATACTCCGTTTTTAA
- a CDS encoding ion transporter, translated as MKKIKSKYDIFRQKTQIIIYGSNTFSGRLFDLVLLGLILLSVLLVMMDTVEGINQKYHSQLLICEWIITVFFTIEFILRVISIQKPLKYVFSFYGIIDLMAILPMFLSIFFPPTNVLTIVRVLRFFRLFKILHIPQISHQSKQLREAMEASKEKILVFIYFVVISAIIIGSLMYVVEGKESGFTSIPMGIYWSIVTLTTVGYGDISPATPLGQFLASLVMIMGYGIIAVPTGIVTAEFAKSSLKNNAVSSKKICEQCNSQLHFDSAKYCHECGTELPNN; from the coding sequence ATGAAAAAAATAAAATCAAAATACGATATTTTCAGGCAAAAAACCCAAATTATTATCTATGGCAGTAATACCTTTTCAGGACGTCTGTTCGATTTGGTACTTTTGGGGCTAATTTTACTGAGTGTCCTTTTGGTCATGATGGATACCGTAGAAGGAATCAACCAAAAATACCATTCACAACTTCTTATTTGCGAATGGATTATCACTGTTTTCTTTACCATAGAATTTATTTTACGTGTTATTTCGATACAAAAACCCCTAAAATATGTTTTTAGTTTTTACGGAATAATTGATTTAATGGCAATATTGCCAATGTTTTTATCGATTTTTTTTCCGCCCACAAATGTTTTAACCATCGTAAGAGTCTTACGATTCTTCCGATTGTTCAAAATCTTGCATATTCCGCAAATTTCACATCAATCCAAGCAACTTCGGGAAGCTATGGAAGCCAGCAAAGAAAAGATTTTAGTATTCATCTACTTTGTCGTTATTAGTGCAATAATTATTGGCTCACTAATGTACGTAGTCGAAGGCAAAGAAAGTGGCTTTACCAGCATTCCTATGGGTATTTATTGGTCAATTGTTACCCTAACCACAGTTGGTTATGGAGATATTTCGCCAGCGACACCTTTAGGGCAATTTTTAGCTTCATTAGTTATGATTATGGGTTACGGAATCATTGCCGTTCCTACAGGGATTGTAACTGCCGAATTTGCTAAAAGCAGTCTCAAAAATAATGCAGTCAGCAGTAAGAAAATATGTGAACAATGCAATTCGCAATTACATTTTGACAGTGCTAAATATTGTCACGAATGCGGAACCGAATTGCCAAATAATTAA
- the miaA gene encoding tRNA (adenosine(37)-N6)-dimethylallyltransferase MiaA yields MKYIITIVGPTAIGKTALSIALAQHFKCEIISCDSRQFFKEMTIGTAVPNQEELESATHHFIQNKSIFENYTVGDYEKEALTKIEELFQTNDFVILIGGSGLYVDAILKGFDEFPEIDSQIRSEVNSNYEKLGIEYLQEQLKNLDPEYYQKITLENPQTLQNPQRMMRFVEVCIGSQKPYSSFLNQKKNNRNFTPILIGLDADREIIYSRINQRVDIMMNQGLLEEAKALYPNKALNALQTVGYRELFSYFDGEFTLSFAIEEIKKNTRRFSKRQLTWFKRNENTKWFDYAADRKQIINYIENLLK; encoded by the coding sequence ATGAAATACATAATAACCATCGTCGGACCAACAGCTATAGGCAAAACAGCCCTAAGTATAGCTTTGGCACAACATTTCAAGTGCGAAATAATCTCTTGTGACAGTCGTCAGTTTTTCAAAGAAATGACCATTGGTACAGCAGTTCCAAATCAAGAAGAATTAGAATCAGCAACACATCATTTCATTCAGAATAAATCTATTTTCGAAAATTATACCGTTGGCGATTACGAAAAAGAAGCTTTAACCAAAATTGAAGAACTGTTTCAAACCAATGATTTTGTGATCCTCATTGGCGGTTCCGGTTTATATGTTGATGCCATCTTAAAAGGTTTTGACGAATTTCCGGAAATTGATTCGCAAATTCGTTCAGAAGTAAACTCAAATTACGAAAAACTCGGAATTGAATATCTTCAGGAACAATTAAAAAACTTAGATCCTGAATATTATCAAAAAATAACTTTAGAAAATCCGCAGACCTTACAAAACCCACAGCGAATGATGCGTTTTGTAGAAGTTTGTATTGGATCTCAAAAACCATATTCGTCATTTCTAAATCAAAAGAAAAACAATAGAAATTTCACTCCTATTTTAATTGGTTTAGATGCCGACAGGGAAATCATTTATAGCCGAATCAACCAACGAGTCGATATTATGATGAACCAAGGTTTACTTGAAGAAGCAAAAGCATTGTATCCTAATAAAGCGTTAAATGCGCTTCAAACCGTCGGTTATAGAGAATTATTTAGTTATTTTGATGGAGAATTCACGTTGTCATTTGCTATAGAAGAAATCAAGAAAAATACAAGAAGATTTTCCAAAAGGCAATTAACGTGGTTCAAACGAAATGAAAACACAAAATGGTTTGATTATGCAGCAGATAGAAAACAAATTATAAATTACATAGAAAATCTTCTAAAGTAA
- a CDS encoding acyl-ACP thioesterase domain-containing protein, producing the protein MPISLNFTSVLSKDWEINFTQCTPTGFLKYTDLCNILQLTAAAHSEIGGISFYDMQEFHQAWVLSRMRVEVHALPKWQDVVTVKTWINSLENSRSVRALEMYVNGKKIVGCETYWAVFNTQARRPEALALPYEHFELFPENRATEEGFSKININHEKEAVFEKTVYLSDLDIVNHVNNVKYLEWCLDHVDPKRTLKQEVKSFEMNFMKELSLKDNVVIHESEDDDHTTATFSITKGEKTCFALELHWK; encoded by the coding sequence ATGCCAATATCTCTAAATTTCACATCAGTTTTAAGCAAAGACTGGGAAATCAATTTCACGCAATGCACGCCAACAGGTTTCTTAAAATATACCGATTTGTGTAATATTTTACAATTAACCGCCGCAGCACATTCAGAAATTGGAGGAATTAGTTTTTATGATATGCAGGAATTTCACCAAGCATGGGTTTTAAGCCGTATGCGTGTAGAAGTTCATGCTTTACCAAAATGGCAGGACGTTGTAACCGTAAAAACATGGATTAACAGTCTGGAAAATTCACGTTCAGTTCGTGCATTGGAAATGTATGTAAACGGAAAGAAAATCGTAGGCTGTGAAACGTATTGGGCAGTTTTCAACACACAAGCACGTCGTCCGGAAGCTTTGGCACTTCCATACGAGCATTTCGAATTATTCCCGGAAAACAGAGCAACAGAAGAAGGCTTCTCTAAAATAAATATCAACCACGAAAAAGAAGCTGTTTTTGAAAAAACAGTTTATTTATCTGATTTAGATATTGTAAACCATGTAAATAACGTAAAATATCTAGAATGGTGTCTGGATCACGTCGATCCTAAAAGAACCCTGAAACAAGAAGTAAAAAGCTTCGAAATGAACTTCATGAAAGAGCTTTCGCTAAAAGATAATGTCGTAATACATGAAAGCGAAGATGACGATCACACAACAGCAACATTTAGCATAACAAAAGGCGAAAAAACCTGCTTTGCTTTAGAATTGCACTGGAAATAA
- the prfH gene encoding peptide chain release factor H, whose product MEKIIQITAGRGPAECTWVVAQVLKKVLDEAQEQGLETILLQREVGQENGTVETTTIAIKGKNATVFANSWIGTIQWIGQSQFRKMHKRKNWFIGIFEIEPQKNASILESDIQYQAMRSSGAGGQHVNKVSSAVRATHIPTGIAVVAMDSRSQHQNKKLATERLLKKLGDETLQQLKNHVGKQWENQLNIQRGNPVRVFTGTDFKKNKVEKSYKGTRQKLKTDLRNENN is encoded by the coding sequence ATGGAAAAAATAATTCAAATAACAGCTGGTCGAGGACCTGCAGAATGCACTTGGGTAGTTGCCCAAGTGCTTAAAAAAGTGTTAGACGAAGCGCAAGAACAAGGTTTAGAGACAATTTTACTTCAAAGAGAAGTAGGGCAGGAAAATGGTACCGTTGAAACGACAACAATTGCTATAAAAGGAAAAAACGCAACGGTATTTGCTAATTCCTGGATTGGAACAATTCAATGGATTGGTCAGAGTCAGTTTAGGAAAATGCACAAACGCAAAAACTGGTTTATTGGCATTTTTGAAATTGAACCGCAAAAGAATGCATCAATTTTGGAGAGTGATATTCAATATCAGGCAATGCGTAGTTCCGGCGCTGGCGGACAACATGTGAACAAGGTAAGTTCGGCAGTCAGAGCAACACATATTCCTACGGGGATTGCTGTGGTTGCGATGGACAGTCGCTCGCAACACCAAAACAAAAAACTGGCAACAGAAAGATTATTAAAAAAACTAGGAGACGAAACTTTGCAGCAACTTAAAAATCATGTCGGGAAACAATGGGAAAATCAGCTGAATATTCAGCGTGGAAATCCTGTTAGAGTTTTTACAGGAACTGATTTTAAGAAGAATAAAGTAGAGAAAAGTTACAAAGGAACTCGTCAGAAACTAAAAACTGATTTACGAAATGAAAACAATTGA
- a CDS encoding RtcB family protein: MGNKLSGKDLIKLGFPKNNSINIALGQINRYRKREKKESILTEAKEVLLHPEKFEGHGTWGKVAEGLIKPVQVRMHQLKTTRVSFRIFGENEIDQQAKFQLYDSLKLPISVAGALMPDAHSGYGLPIGGVLATDNAVIPYGVGVDIGCRMSLSIFDIPAAYFKGKEHQLEAILKDNTKFGMYETHASRVDHEVFYKSEFQDIPLLKNLLPKAYKQLGSSGGGNHFVEFGIAKIDNPENEWKLGAGEYFAVLSHSGSRGLGANIAKHYTYLATKQCPLPKNVQHLAWLDLNTHDGQEYWLAMNLAGEYAKACHDDIHRRIAKAIGKRVVVTIENHHNFAWKEMVNGQECIVHRKGATPAGEGQLGIIPGSMTAPGYIVKGKGNAESLNSASHGAGRLFSRAKCKSTFTQSEIKKVLKANDVTLIGGNIDEAPMAYKDITKVMANQTDLVEVLGTFIPKIVRMDR, from the coding sequence ATGGGAAATAAATTATCTGGAAAAGACCTGATTAAGTTAGGTTTTCCAAAAAACAATTCAATAAATATCGCCTTAGGGCAAATAAACAGATATAGAAAAAGAGAGAAAAAAGAATCTATTCTAACAGAGGCCAAAGAAGTTTTGCTTCATCCTGAAAAGTTTGAAGGACACGGAACTTGGGGAAAAGTGGCAGAAGGGTTGATAAAACCGGTTCAGGTTAGAATGCATCAGCTTAAGACAACGCGAGTTTCTTTTAGGATTTTTGGTGAAAATGAAATTGATCAACAAGCAAAATTTCAGTTGTACGATTCATTAAAATTGCCAATTTCTGTTGCAGGAGCATTAATGCCGGACGCACATTCAGGTTATGGATTACCAATTGGTGGAGTGCTTGCAACTGATAATGCCGTTATTCCGTATGGAGTTGGAGTTGATATTGGTTGCCGAATGAGTTTGTCAATTTTTGATATACCAGCTGCTTATTTCAAAGGAAAAGAGCATCAGTTAGAAGCAATTTTAAAAGATAACACCAAGTTTGGAATGTATGAAACACATGCTTCACGAGTAGATCATGAAGTTTTTTACAAAAGTGAGTTTCAGGATATTCCATTACTGAAAAATCTTTTACCTAAAGCTTATAAACAATTAGGAAGCTCAGGCGGAGGAAATCATTTTGTAGAATTTGGTATTGCAAAAATAGACAATCCTGAAAATGAATGGAAGCTTGGAGCTGGCGAATATTTTGCAGTTCTATCGCATAGTGGTTCACGTGGTTTAGGTGCAAATATTGCCAAACATTACACGTATTTGGCAACAAAACAATGTCCGTTACCAAAAAATGTACAGCATTTGGCATGGTTAGATTTGAATACACATGACGGACAGGAATATTGGCTGGCGATGAATTTAGCGGGAGAATATGCAAAAGCTTGTCACGATGATATTCACAGACGAATTGCCAAAGCAATTGGAAAAAGAGTAGTGGTTACAATTGAAAATCACCACAATTTTGCCTGGAAAGAAATGGTAAACGGTCAGGAATGCATTGTGCACAGAAAAGGAGCAACTCCTGCCGGTGAAGGTCAATTGGGAATAATTCCGGGTTCGATGACAGCTCCGGGTTATATTGTGAAAGGCAAAGGAAATGCGGAGAGTTTAAACTCAGCTTCGCATGGCGCGGGACGTTTGTTTTCGAGAGCGAAATGTAAAAGTACTTTTACGCAAAGCGAAATCAAAAAGGTTTTGAAAGCCAATGATGTAACCTTAATTGGCGGAAATATCGACGAAGCACCAATGGCGTACAAAGACATTACAAAAGTGATGGCGAATCAAACTGATTTGGTTGAAGTTCTGGGAACTTTTATTCCGAAAATCGTTAGAATGGACCGATAA
- a CDS encoding response regulator transcription factor — translation MENNNKRILLVEDDLNFGAVLKDYLMLNDFEVTLAKNGMEGFEKFKKDVYDLCILDVMMPYKDGYTLAKEIREKNSEVPIIFLTAKSMKEDVLKGYKAGADDYLNKPFDSEVLLMKIKAIIQRKSADTKAEQVQFEFNIGKFHLNSKLRFLTFENEEPIKLSPKENELLKMLILHENDLMPRELALTKIWRDDNYFTSRSMDVYIAKLRKYLKADEDVEILNIHGEGFRLVVKSKVSE, via the coding sequence ATGGAAAATAATAACAAAAGAATACTTTTAGTAGAAGATGACCTTAATTTTGGGGCAGTTCTTAAAGATTATCTAATGTTAAATGACTTTGAAGTTACTTTAGCTAAAAACGGTATGGAAGGTTTCGAGAAATTCAAGAAAGATGTATATGATTTATGTATTCTTGATGTAATGATGCCTTATAAAGATGGTTACACTTTAGCCAAAGAAATTAGAGAAAAGAACAGTGAAGTGCCAATTATCTTCTTGACAGCTAAGTCTATGAAAGAAGATGTATTAAAAGGATACAAAGCTGGAGCTGATGATTACTTGAATAAACCTTTTGATTCAGAAGTTTTATTGATGAAAATAAAAGCAATCATTCAAAGAAAATCTGCCGATACAAAAGCAGAACAAGTTCAGTTTGAGTTTAATATTGGTAAATTTCACCTAAATTCTAAACTTAGATTCTTAACGTTCGAAAACGAAGAACCAATAAAATTATCTCCAAAAGAGAACGAATTGCTTAAAATGCTAATTCTTCACGAAAATGACTTAATGCCAAGAGAACTAGCATTAACAAAAATCTGGAGAGATGACAACTACTTTACTTCAAGAAGTATGGATGTTTACATCGCTAAACTTAGAAAATATCTAAAAGCTGACGAAGATGTTGAAATCCTTAACATTCACGGAGAAGGTTTTAGATTAGTTGTTAAAAGCAAAGTTTCTGAATAA